One region of Trichoderma breve strain T069 chromosome 7 map unlocalized scaffold00007, whole genome shotgun sequence genomic DNA includes:
- a CDS encoding exonuclease V - a 5' deoxyribonuclease domain-containing protein: MAVQTSDDEFGYDFETDDEELLIQLASTHSPPLKSTDDVNRAVVPASGTAKKAASSFEALGEVTSSQKYVYRNYASPSDGFAIKEEISASTSMTDEKQSISFPPSESAVVAYPDLTTALQAIPIQSPPLTEISDDDELEFQDDRSPLQRFRSFPKRPLTVSDLTAGAWCELQYWYTLTRLPGGRKTRTPAMQKGSKVHKKLEDEVHTTVKVEILNKEDGFGLRLWNLVQGLRTLRDTGLTRELEVWGIVDGNLVNGVIDDLSYDNPNPEFEEELSSQGSQPSQSQSMISDYFGGLKPSKPNGNNRQVFLADVKTRGTTKPVSSATARPAKIQLLLYHRFLSNMAAGELDFLKVFRRYGLDADERFSDTFMSQIGELHDEIFFDTPTSSAEEYEQFKRNVAKGKASVDGNPTGIPESSPGVPDVLKYGSLRELVTLVEDEIRLTFPRGADSIGSILRVQYVFRDDGRELAKIDFPVSAQTLDTYLAGDMGWWRGERKPKGVTIEEAFKCTSCEFAPSCKWRRNMDDERVKSAQERVNKGKKVIETRF, translated from the exons ATGGCCGTGCAAACCAGCGACGATGAGTTTGGCTACGACTTTGAaaccgacgacgaggagcttctcATCCAACTTGCTTCGACTCACTCGCCGCCGCTCAAGTCCACAGATGATGTAAATCGAGCTGTCGTCCCAGCTTCAGGCACTGCCAAGAAGGCAGCTTCAAGCTTCGAGGCTTTGGGGGAGGTCACATCGTCTCAGAAATATGTCTACCGCAACTATGCGTCACCATCAGATGGATTTGCCATAAAGGAAGAGATATCCGCATCGACATCAATGACAGACGAGAAGCAGAGCATATCATTTCCTCCCTCAGAAAGTGCAGTCGTCGCATATCCTGATC TAACCACTGCTCTACAAGCAATTCCCATCCAGTCACCGCCGCTTACAGAAATtagcgacgatgatgagcttgaaTTCCAGGATGACCGATCCCCATTACAGAGGTTTCGCTCATTTCCAAAGAGGCCGCTAACAGTAAGCGACCTGACGGCTGGAGCATGGTGCGAGCTTCAGTACTGGTATACACTTACACGCCTACCTGGTGGACGGAAGACTCGAACACCAGCAATGCAAAAAGGCTCCAAAGTGCATaagaagcttgaagatgaggttCATACCACGGTCAAGGTCGAGATTCTAAACAAGGAAGACGGATTTGGTCTGAGACTATGGAACCTAGTCCAAGGACTAAGAACTTTGCGAGATACGGGTTTGACAAGGGAGCTGGAGGTCTGGGGCATAGTGGACGGCAATCTGGTCAACGGCGTCATTGATGATCTGAGCTACGACAACCCCAACCCAgaatttgaagaagagctctccAGCCAAGGATCCCAACCCAGTCAAAGCCAGTCAATGATATCAGACTACTTTGGAGGTCTCAAACCCAGCAAACCAAACGGCAACAACCGCCAGGTTTTCCTTGCAGACGTCAAAACACGGGGTACTACGAAACCTGTATCGTCAGCAACCGCTCGGCCTGCAAAGATTCAATTGCTGCTATATCATCGCTTTCTATCCAACATGGCTGCTGGCGAGCTGGACTTCCTCAAAGTGTTTAGGCGATACGGGTTAGATGCAGATGAGCGCTTCTCAGACACATTCATGTCGCAAATCGGAGAGCTCCACGACGAAATCTTCTTCGACACCCCGACTAGTTCGGCGGAAGAATACGAGCAGTTCAAAAGGAATGTAGCTAAAGGAAAAGCTTCCGTGGACGGCAACCCCACTGGTATCCCCGAATCGTCCCCCGGCGTGCCTGACGTGCTCAAATACGGATCCCTCCGCGAGCTCGTCACCCTCGTCGAGGACGAGATTCGGCTCACTTTCCCGCGCGGCGCCGATTCTATTGGCTCTATACTTCGTGTGCAGTACGTTTTTCGGGATGACGGCCGAGAACTTGCGAAGATTGATTTCCCCGTTTCGGCGCAGACTTTGGACACCTATCTCGCGGGGGATATGGGCTGGTGGCGCGGCGAAAGGAAACCTAAGGGCGTGACGATTGAGGAGGCGTTCAAGTGTACGTCGTGCGAGTTCGCGCCAAGCTGCAAATGGAGGCGCAACATGGATGACGAGCGAGTAAAGAGTGCCCAGGAAAGAGTCAACAAGGGGAAGAAGGTAATCGAGACACGATTTTAA
- a CDS encoding sec1 family domain-containing protein — MGLSVFEEQHNVILQEIKNITQNDWKCLIVDETSKKIVDNVVKSDDILNNNIATIELIEARRESNPEMDAIYLLSPEPHIVECLLADFELRRYRRGFLVWTNLLDPALRRKIDEFPGVRQLRASSRTLFVDFYPRESHLVTFRDPWSFPMLYHPACNAIVPKHMQLLAQRIAGICITLGEYPKVRYYRPKNAFHEASVLCTHLARFVQEELDSYAQWDSNFPPPSTRPQSTLLITDRSMDLMAPLVHEFTYQAMAHDLLPIKDGDKVTFHTVINEGTPDAAEKDMELQEKDKIWVENRHRHMKDTIDKLMGDFQKFLDQNPHFTRENTDTTSLSAIRDMMAGLPQFQEMKEAYSLHLTMAQECMNKFQHHKLSDTAAIEQTLATGLDEDYKKPKNILDSVARLLDDDAVSPGDRLRLITLYALYRDGMILDDVKKLLAHSGLPIQDTETIINLEHIGGRPIKQLKEQRQAIPPLFPADNKNSQDEDDYTLSRFEPVLKQVLDGLTKGTLDQTLFPYVKPPLDPNEDMLAAQRLIVFMAGGATYSESRTCYELGNERSRDIILATSHMLTPQLFLRQIGDLSRDKRQLDLPIERKRHAPAHLFERPAPPPPPVQARPPQQQAARPGAAAHQPVARPGGLPSRPTPSGGAVPTQAMANMHINSSGHRPTTSNSSYDDGKAHKEKKRRNFLGLKK; from the exons ATGGGGTTGTCCGTCTTTGAAGAGCAGCACAATG TTATTCTGCAAGAAATCAAGAACATCACGCAGAACGAT TGGAAATGTTTGATAGTCGACGAGACCtccaagaagattgtcgacAATGTTGTCAAGTCAGATGACATCCTCAACAACAATATTGCCA CCATCGAGCTGATCGAAGCTCGTCGCGAGTCTAACCCCGAGATGGACGCCATCTACCTCCTCAGCCCCGAACCGCACATTGTCGAATGCCTCCTGGCCGACTTCGAGCTCCGGCGCTACCGAAGAGGGTTTCTGGTATGGACGAACCTGCTAGATCCAGCCCTGCGAAGAAAGATCGACGAGTTCCCCGGCGTGCGCCAGCTGCGCGCGAGCTCTCGGACGCTCTTTGTCGATTTTTACCCTCGAGAATCACATTTGGTGACGTTCCGGGATCCCTGGAGCTTCCCGATGCTCTATCACCCGGCGTGTAATGCCATCGTCCCCAAGCATATGCAGCTCCTTGCGCAAAGA ATTGCCGGAATATGCATCACTCTCGGAGAGTATCCAAAGGTGAGATACTACCGGCCGAAAAATGCCTTCCACGAGGCTTCCGTCTTGTGCACCCACCTGGCGAGATTCGTACAAGAAGAACTGGACAGCTATGCCCAATGGGACTCCAACTTCCCGCCTCCGTCGACCAGGCCACAGTCTACGCTTCTTATCACAGACCGATCGATGGACCTTATGGCTCCGTTAGTACACGAGTTCACCTATCAAGCCATGGCGCACGATCTACTTCCCATCAAGGACGGTGACAAGGTTACTTTCCATACGGTAATCAACGAGGGGACACCAGATGCAGCGGAGAAGGACATGGAGCTtcaagaaaaggacaagatTTGGGTCGAAAACCGCCATCGTCACATGAAGGACACGATTGACAAGCTCATGGGCGATTTCCAAAAGTTTTTGGATCAGAATCCCCATTTCACTAGGGAAAATACCGACACGACGAGTCTGAGCGCCATCCGAGACATGATGGCTGGGCTGCCTCAGTtccaggagatgaaggaagCTTATTCTTTGCATCTCACTATGGCCCAAGAGTGCATGAACAAATTCCAGCATCATAAATTGTCCGACACTGCAGCCATTGAGCAGACGCTGGCCACCGGGCTAGATGAGGATTACAAGAAGCCGAAAAATATTCTGGATTCGGTCGCTCGATTGCTGGACGACGATGCTGTATCTCCCGGAGACCGACTCCGACTGATTACCCTCTATGCGCTATACCGTGACGGCATGATTTTGGATGATGTCAAGAAACTTCTCGCCCATTCAGGTCTCCCCATCCAGGATACAGAGACTATTATCAACCTGGAACACATTGGCGGAAGACCCATTAAGCAGCTAAAGGAGCAACGGCAGGCAATTCCTCCGCTATTTCCCGCTGATAATAAGAATTCtcaagacgaggacgattATACTCTTTCCCGCTTTGAGCCTGTCCTGAAGCAGGTGCTGGACGGACTGACCAAAGGAACTCTGGATCAAACTCTCTTCCCATACGTCAAGCCACCGTTGGATCCGAACGAGGATATGCTTGCAGCTCAG AGGCTGATTGTCTTTATGGCCGGTGGTGCTACATACAGTGAAAGCAGGACATGCTACGAGCTTGGTAATGAGCGAAGCCGTGATATCATCTTGGCAACTTCGCACATGCTCACGccccagctcttcctccgccAAATTGGAGATTTGAGCCGCGACAAACGACAGCTGGATCTTCCCATTGAGCGCAAGAGACACGCACCCGCACATCTTTTCGAGCGTCCAgcaccgccaccaccaccggtTCAGGCTCGACCACCACAAcagcaagctgctcgacctggcgctgctgcccATCAACCAGTGGCTCGCCCAGGCGGCCTTCCCAGCCGACCGACTCCCAGCGGCGGTGCTGTGCCAACGcaagccatggccaacatgCACATCAACTCGAGCGGACACAGGCCGACAACCTCAAACAGCTCGTACGATGACGGCAAAGCAcacaaggagaagaagagaaggaattTCCTGGGCTTAAAGAAATAG
- a CDS encoding sodium/calcium exchanger protein domain-containing protein encodes MALIVDIVRSVLCTSWLNVLLVFVPIGYVAYFLNINSTLIFIFNALAIVPLSSLLTDVTEKIASDAGDTVGAILNISLGNLVELILFVALKNDQIRVVQASILGSILVNLLLILGSALLTTKLPDQEFLHDAAGTQLLGSLLFVSVFTFLMPTAFDHTFKGTEGAESMSLKMSRISAVMILLIYILYFFHEIKTRTPPHDVEAVPQDEENDDATLFDGQDHVPLRPMPLSSDALNGSQAAPRTVRFVDVSPTSEHAPLKEGERDSLDGLDPNDGELDNEDYLENGEPKEEASEGLFQSSRRGKTRARSLSLGSSRGAMSETSEGGDRTELMAPYLTTRQILRDSHVNLDRIVAKPRHVSFGPKTDRVISYVMLILTSTFMSVSAEFLASAIDDVIRQGHLSESLIGLIIMPIVGNVAEYATVVVVAARDNMGLALAVSVGSSIQIALCVTPLTVIAGWIMDRPLMLTFNLFEIATLFGSVLLVNFLILGEGVSGPLRSSGLKGGLMCACYVIIGLGAYLSP; translated from the exons ATGGCTCTGATTGTGGATATTGTGCGATCGGTCCTGTGCACCTCATGGCTTAACGTCCTGCTTGTCTTTGTGCCCATCGGCTATGTGGCCTATTTTCTCAACATCAATTCAaccctcatcttcatcttcaacgctCTCGCTATTGTGCCTTTATCGTCCCTCCTCACGGATGTCacggagaagattgccagcGATGCCGGCGACACCGTTggcgccatcctcaacatcaGCCTCGGCAACCTCGTCGAGCTGATCTTATT TGTCGCCCTTAAGAATGACCAGATCCGCGTCGTCCAGGCGTCGATTCTCGGATCTATCCTTGTGAATCTGCTTCTGATTCTCGGCTCTGCGCTCCTCACAACGAAGCTTCCTGACCAGGAGTTTTTACACGATGCTGCTGGCACACAGCTTCTCGGATCCCTCCTCTTTGTGTCGGTCTTTACTTTTCTTATGCCG ACTGCTTTCGACCACACTTTCAAGGGAACCGAAGGCGCAGAGAGCATGAGTCTCAAGATGAGCAGAATTTCTGCCGTCATGATTCTGCTCATTTATATCCTATACTTTTTCCACGAAATCAAGACCCGAACTCCTCCGCACGACGTCGAAGCCGTACCacaagacgaagaaaacGACGATGCCACACTTTTCGACGGCCAGGATCACGTTCCTCTTCGACCTatgcctctctcttcagaCGCGCTCAATGGCTCTCAAGCAGCTCCCCGAACCGTTCGATTTGTCGATGTCAGCCCTACATCGGAACATGCGCCTCTCAAGGAGGGCGAACGAGACAGCTTAGATGGATTAGACCCCAATGATGGCGAATTGGATAACGAGGACTATCTAGAGAATGGAGagcccaaggaggaggctaGCGAAGGTCTGTTTCAGTCTTCCAGACGAGGCAAGACACGAGCTCGCTCATTGTCGCTAGGCTCAAGCAGGGGAGCGATGAGCGAAACATCAGAAGGAGGAGACCGCACCGAGCTGATGGCACCGTACCTTACGACAAGACAGATCCTCCGCGACAGCCACGTCAATCTCGACCGCATCGTTGCCAAACCGAGACATGTCTCGTTCGGACCCAAGACGGACCGCGTCATTTCCTACGTGATGCTGATCCTCACCTCGACCTTCATGTCCGTCTCGGCCGAGTTTCTGGCCAGCGCCATCGACGATGTGATTCGCCAGGGCCATTTGTCCGAGTCCCTTATTggtctcatcatcatgcccatCGTCGGTAATGTTGCCGAATACGCAACTGTGGTTGTCGTTGCTGCAAGAGACAACATGGGACTTGCGCTGGCAGTCTCGGTTGGCTCATCGATCCAAATTGCGCTCTGTGTGACTCCATTGACGGTCATTGCGGGCTGGATCATGGATCGTCCGCTGATGCTGACATTTAATCTCTTTGAGATTGCCACTCTCTTTGGATCTGTTTTGTTGGTGAACTTTTTGATTCTTGGTGAGGGAGTTAGTGGCCCGCTGCGATCTAGTGGCCTGAAGGGCGGATTAATGTGTGCATGTTATGTGATTATCGG ACTCGGGGCGTATCTGTCTCCTTAG
- a CDS encoding ankyrin repeats (3 copies) domain-containing protein produces MSGFEIIGAVAAAEQFAEVLFKTIKLAKSVADQFQDGPNQIQQKIECLESLASLAKQIQNTKSLQTEDIGKILTRCEWHVQSLQDLLQKISFNCHDSIQKKTWRAIAGLKQEANISKLFDNLDHEYNSLNTHINLRILAITGDIQTGYNSIDTKLNSIAQATNPSPDSLKCLQALFITDPATDRAKLINSKGELVQGTCDWIAQKKEFIEWRASDGGLLWISGGPGLGKTMLSIYLVSYLSSCFLSTDDGKTHYSTYFFCDANDNTRNNAVAIIRGILFQLLEQNKELIGHILPSYEIQREQLFSHNSFETVWKFFLTMVNDLGDSQATCIIDGLDECEPISLELLLKNLKKITSTSPRLKIIVLSREYPRIFGASLGQFPRIRLDPDAKTEVNRGLEQYISTRVAELSESKQYTTQLANHVKECLMEKSAGTYLWVSFTVKDLQTMEMSEVEESLNQFPRGLDALYERILQQIESTQRGLILDILRWCTFAVRPLSLSELAAILGIKQTGLLDGVTILRGKLAYCGHFLSITDDTVTLVHHSAYDFLTRQIPTCEAMPWFSLSNVELEQSQLASACISHFCDLCYEYKDALRVQVWEDRRKLSNTYPFFDYASWQWTEHFKYSGERGDKILTEHPKLFSDKSDILDLWMELINARRLTRTTGLFWWKPYHNEVLFSGQAELAANYGLTALMERVLKKEGSWRYLKALFAQAPGSPHLQIAAEKGHVPILEMLLKNKARINSKDSLGRTALHCAATQGHLPAVTILVENGARIDCETKDEGTALDAAVERGHYETVHYLLTCGANVNGGKTATAKTSPLMKAIRWNRPELVKLLLEWGADDRLGTKDFEYYFAPKLRAFIEYFAEKFCITPSHFRDEIDFGKTTALHLACIRGDLAAIRTLLDPKWSLDVNRQDGYGNTALHLAACGGKLQAMRLLLMNPSVDPSLINHWGLSPFHMALFHCQSHVVEYLYMTRNWDIPPPEPNEKCRLDAIHIAILGGFSHKSVRKMLVCLVVQFGVDPELRTPRANCLDNKWHSHHLPRRGDEYERSPADLAPEDFCYETPLSLAIQRGLLRTVEFFLGYCNIDPNAPCRGCDGATPLHVAAQSLREEVVRDLIMKWNANVNCLDDHQRTPLHLVVSALAHYRSSKGMRNSRLDSRNAIIRDLIRANAQTSAMDANGCTPRDLFVSNKSFETGWRNTDRGDEFDRLIRL; encoded by the exons ATGTCGGGATTTGAAATCATTGGCGCTGTGGCCGCTGCTGAGCAATTTGCCGAAGTCCTGTTTAAGACCATCAAGCTGGCCAAATCTGTTGCCGACCAATTCCAAGATGGCCCGAACCAAATACAGCAAAAAATTGAATGTCTCGAAAGCCTCGCATCGCTTGCTAAACAAATACAAAATACAAAGTCTCTGCAAACAGAAGATATTGGTAAAATATTGACTCGGTGCGAATGGCATGTGCAATCATTACAAGATCTCCTGCAAAAGATCTCATTTAATTGCCATGATTCAATTCAAAAGAAGACTTGGCGAGCTATCGCTGGCCtgaaacaagaagcaaaTATTTCAAAGCTCTTCGACAACCTGGATCATGAGTATAACTCACTCAACACTCACATTAACCT TCGCATTTTAGCAATCACTGGAGATATACAAACCGGATATAATTCCATTGATACCAAACTGAACTCAATTGCACAAGCAACTAATCCAAGCCCCGATTCTCTAAAATGTCTACAAGCTCTGTTTATCACGGACCCTGCGACTGATCGTGCCAAACTTATAAACTCCAAGGGAGAGCTTGTACAAGGCACCTGCGACTGGATTGCTCAGAAAAAAGAGTTTATCGAATGGAGGGCTTCTGACGGTGGGCTGCTCTGGATATCAGGCGGCCCTGGCCTCGGAAAAACCATGTTATCGATTTACCTTGTATCGTACCTCTCGAGCTGTTTTCTCTCTACCGACGATGGGAAAACCCACTATTCGACTTACTTTTTCTGTGATGCCAACGACAATACTCGCAACAACGCTGTTGCTATCATTAGAGGAATACTTTTTCAACTTCTGGAACAAAACAAGGAACTTATCGGACATATACTCCCCAGTTATGAAATACAAAGGGAGCAGCTATTTTCCCATAACTCATTTGAAACGGTTTGGAAATTCTTTCTCACAATGGTGAACGACCTTGGGGACTCGCAAGCGACTTGCATCATTGACGGTCTGGATGAGTGCGAGCCAATCTCACTGGAGCTCCTGCTTAAAAATCTCAAGAAAATCACAAGCACGTCGCCTAGGCTCAAAATAATTGTGTTGAGTCGAGAGTATCCTCGGATTTTTGGAGCTTCACTTGGTCAATTTCCAAGAATTCGCCTTGATCCAGATGCAAAAACCGAGGTCAATCGCGGGCTTGAGCAGTATATCTCAACGCGCGTTGCAGAGTTGTCTGAAAGTAAGCAATATACAACTCAGCTAGCGAATCATGTTAAAGAATGTTTGATGGAAAAGTCCGCCGGCACATATCTGTGGGTAAGCTTCACTGTGAAAGATCTTCAAACCATGGAAATGTCTGAAGTGGAAGAGAGCTTGAACCAATTCCCTCGGGGACTTGATGCTCTTTATGAAAGAATTCTTCAACAAATCGAAAGCACACAGAGAGGCCTAATATTGGATATCCTCCGGTGGTGCACATTTGCGGTTCGGCCGCTCTCACTCAGCGAACTTGCTGCCATTTTAGGGATCAAGCAAACCGGGCTGCTTGATGGCGTCACAATCCTGCGAGGAAAACTCGCGTACTGTGGCCATTTCCTAAGCATAACAGACGATACCGTAACTTTGGTTCACCACAGCGCATACGATTTTTTAACGCGCCAAATTCCAACCTGTGAAGCGATGCCTTGGTTTTCATTGTCAAATGTTGAATTAGAACAGTCACAATTGGCATCTGCTTGTATTTCCCATTTCTGCGACCTGTGCTACGAATATAAGGATGCTCTCCGGGTTCAGGTATGGGAAGATAGGAGAAAGCTTAGCAACACGTATCCTTTTTTTGATTACGCATCATGGCAGTGGACTGAGCATTTTAAATATTCTGGCGAGCGGGGTGACAAAATATTGACAGAGCATCCAAAACTCTTCTCTGATAAGTCAGACATCCTTGATTTATGGATGGAGTTGATCAACGCTAGACGTCTTACGCGAACGACGGGGTTGTTCTGGTGGAAGCCATATCATAACGAGGTGCTATTCAGTGGACAAGCTGAATTGGCGGCCAACTATGGGTTGACCGCTCTTATGGAAAGAGTTCtcaaaaaagaaggcagtTGGCGATATTTAAAAGCATTATTTGCACAGGCACCCGGAAGCCCACATCTCCAAATAGCTGCTGAAAAAGGACACGTTCCTATCCTCGAGATGCTCCTCAAGAACAAGGCGCGCATTAATTCGAAAGATTCGCTTGGCCGAACGGCTCTACATTGTGCCGCTACACAAGGACACCTCCCTGCTGTCACAATACTAGTAGAAAACGGAGCGCGTATAGACTGCGAAACGAAGGATGAGGGCACAGCACTTGATGCCGCTGTGGAACGGGGCCATTACGAAACAGTCCATTATCTACTGACATGTGGTGCAAATGTCAATGGCGGCAAAACGGCCACGGCGAAAACTTCTCCTTTAATGAAAGCAATTCGTTGGAACAGACCAGAACTGGTGAAGTTGTTGCTTGAATGGGGTGCTGACGATCGACTGGGAACCAAGGATTTTGAATACTATTTCGCACCAAAGTTGCGTGCTTTTATAGAATATTTTGCAGAGAAATTTTGCATCACTCCTTCACACTTTCGAGACGAAATTGACTTCGGAAAAACCACAGCTCTTCACCTTGCTTGCATAAGAGGAGACTTGGCTGCAATTCGTACGCTTTTGGACCCAAAATGGAGCCTCGATGTGAATCGCCAGGACGGATACGGAAACACAGCTCTTCATTTGGCAGCATGTGGAGGCAAGCTTCAGGCAATGAGATTACTTTTGATGAATCCCAGCGTTGACCCTAGCCTGATAAATCACTGGGGGCTCAGCCCGTTTCATATGGCTCTCTTTCACTGTCAATCCCATGTTGTCGAATACTTATATATGACAAGGAATTGGGATATACCACCACCAGAGCCCAACGAAAAGTGCAGATTGGATGCAATACACATCGCCATATTGGGGGGTTTCTCCCATAAGTCAGTCCGCAAAATGCTAGTGTGTCTCGTTGTACAATTTGGAGTTGACCCGGAGCTACGAACGCCCAGAGCGAATTGCCTTGATAATAAGTGGCACAGCCATCACCTCCCACGCCGAGGTGATGAGTACGAACGATCGCCTGCTGACCTAGCACCAGAAGACTTCTGCTATGAGACACCACTATCTCTTGCTATACAAAGAGGCCTCCTCAGAACTGTGGAGTTCTTCTTAGGTTACTGCAATATTGACCCCAACGCGCCCTGCAGAGGATGTGACGGTGCGACTCCGCTGCATGTCGCTGCACAAAGTTTAAGAGAGGAAGTTGTGCGGGACCTCATAATGAAATGGAACGCCAATGTTAATTGCCTGGATGatcatcagcgaacaccACTTCACTTAGTGGTTAGTGCTTTGGCACATTATAGAAGTAGCAAAGGCATGCGAAACAGTCGGCTCGACTCAAGAAACGCAATTATCCGAGATCTTATAAGGGCTAACGCGCAAACATCTGCAATGGATGCTAATGGCTGCACTCCTCGGGATTTATTCGTTTCCAATAAGAGCTTTGAAACTGGCTGGAGAAACACGGATCGGGGAGATGAATTTGATAGGCTCATTAGGTTATGA
- a CDS encoding g-patch domain-containing protein, translated as MRRERDDSDDEDIPLHHKRPFGAGLKRKKIEFVKATDADASNTIKNLGKETASIGDIYASIVLGGSSRDSSSKPEGTSDEKDVHKEDAAEKEPEPPTCPVCSLPITTTLQQHEASLAHQVSLEHSHPPSALDRSRMGLRALESQGWDPDSRLGLGREGEGSRFPIKVARKEDTLGIGATRTQPKQAAQEKPRALTGKEMRALADKERRKGEWLQAEIYGRVDVEKYLRGNGGEDGL; from the coding sequence ATGCGGCGTGAGAGGGATGACtcagacgatgaagacattCCGCTGCATCACAAACGCCCGTTTGGCGCTGGGCTGAAGcgcaagaagattgagtttGTCAAAGCCACAGACGCAGACGCAAGCAACACGATCAAGAATCTGGGCAAAGAAACCGCCTCTATCGGAGATATCTACGCCAGCATAGTCCTAGGCGGCAGCTCGAGAGATTCGTCATCAAAACCTGAAGGCACCAGCGATGAGAAGGACGTCCATAAGGAGGACGCTGCTGAAAAAGAGCCGGAACCTCCCACATGCCCCGTCTGCTCTCTTCCCATCACGACGACGCTGCAGCAACACGAGGCCTCGCTTGCCCATCAAGTCAGCCTGGAACACTCCCATCCTCCATCTGCACTAGATCGATCGCGCATGGGTTTGCGAGCCCTGGAATCTCAGGGCTGGGACCCCGATTCCCGCCTTGGCCTGGGCCGAGAAGGCGAGGGCTCCCGGTTCCCGATCAAGGTAGCCCGGAAAGAGGACACGCTGGGAATCGGGGCTACTCGTACGCAGCCAAAGCAGGCGGCTCAAGAGAAGCCTCGGGCTCTGACTGGCAAGGAAATGCGCGCTCTGGCggacaaggagagaagaaaaggggagtGGCTACAGGCTGAGATCTATGGACGGGTGGATGTGGAGAAGTATCTCAGGGGGAATGGAGGTGAGGATGGCTTATGA